The window TAAGGtataaaataacaatcaaattgaTACATCCGAAAATATATGCTGACACGTTATCAAGGCAATctaaaaagggataaattcaaagtgaactaagaaaATATCTCCAATagatgaacacgcacacacacctttatgtatacatatatatgcaaccatacatagatacacatatacgtatccGCACaccgaggtctcattcattcttttgttgtcatactattactattaatatatatatatatatatacacgtgttgtAATGTCTAAAGTAATTTCGCATGCAGTCAgggtgattttctttttcttttttcttttttgttcttcagCCATCGTTGGGGTGGGGGAGTAGGTCATATATGTCATCAAATACGGTAACATTTGGCTATTTTCCATCACATGCCGGTAGTTATTTGATTCTTTCAAAAGATTATCTTCTTTTAGGGCATGGTGAGCTAGTCACCCTACTGCATGCCTATTTGTATAAGCAACGAGTTCTattgtttttatctattttgtaCATCTTATATCGAGGAGAAGAGAAAATACTTTACCGAGGTTGTTTCGGGACATCTTGCTGTGTTTTTGAAGGCATTGGCCACATAAAACGGCTGTGGACACTGGTTGATACGTAATAGCTTCAAAGGAATATCGACTGTGACAACACCACTACAATAGAATaaaaaaacgtaacagaaaataATATGTCCGAAAACAATTGATAACTCAGTGTCAGTATGGATCACTAACAATGtaactagaaataaatatatatttaagaagaaaaatgTCTATTTTAATCAATGActaatcaatattattttcagttttttggGAAAGTATGAGAAACAACTCCAGACATCCGTCGGTCATATTCTGACCTCATCGTCGTACTTGAGCAGTTCAGTGGacgagagagtgaaagaaaaagaagagaacaaagcattcaaatatacaaatgtagagaaaacagttttaaaaagGTTTAAAAGCATTTTCAATAATTTCGGTCGGATTGTCAAGATTAgagattatattcttttttactctaggcacaaggcccgagattttgggggagggggccagtcgattagatcgaccccagtaatcaactggtacttaatttatagactcataaatgatgaaatgcaaagtcgacctcggcggatttcaactcagaacgtaaaaacagacgaaatacctatttccttactacccacaaggggctaaacacagaggggacaaacaaggacagacaaacggattaagtcgattacatcgatcccagtgcgtaactggtacttaatttatcgaccccgaaaggatgaaaagcaaagtcgacctcggcggaatttgaactcagaacgtaacggcagacgaaataacgctaagcatttcgcccggcgtgctaacattcctGCCAGCGTGCCTAAGCTGAGTATCAACAATCGAATACAGTGTTCATGCTTCAATTTTTTATTGTCGTTTTCAATACCGGAACAACATGCGTAAACCAAGCTTGTACCAGTTCCACCGTAGAATACATTAGTTCAATCTGGATTGACCTTCAGTCTCTTCATTGCAAACATATCAAAACCAACAAAGTACACAAAATATTGCAGTTTCACATAATCCGATGCTGCTCACATACCAACTTCATACAATGAAAGAGCAATTCTATACTCAAGAGACAGATTTTGCTGTTAGAAATAGATCCGTGCATAAAATACATGCTTTGGGGTATTAAATTACCCTGAAAACTATTATTTCGCCGTTCTAAAATACTATAGCTTATCTAAATTAATCAAACATATGAAATTTCACAATACTGAAATTTAAAATAGCGGTGAGTGTAACTTACTTGAATATAACTGTTGTTCGTAATTCATCAATTCCAAAAAACGGTACTGCGTATGTAACAACCCATTTATTTACAAAGCCATCACATCGGAAATAAGGCCGTGTCCAAAAACCGTCCTTTAACATTGGTGCTTTGTATCTCATAGGATAATATTCGAAAGGAATATTGCTCGATCCATTGAAATCAGTTCGAACATGAGCCCTCATTTTGTAGGTTTTTAGTCCAAAGGTGTTCAGTTTCCAACGTTGCTTAGATTTTACAAACCAACCTTCTTCCATATAAGGCTTTTGTAGACCAGCACTGTCAATTGCACGATAGAGTCCTCTGTGGCGGAAAGCAAATGGTCCGAACAATTCCTTTACTTTAGTTTCGCTTTCTTTGAAtacatatttatcaaagaaaacacctgaagaCATTATCCTAAAATCAGCCATCACATTAGCCACAACTTCCCCAAAGATTTGCTGAGGAATAAGTCGAGTACCCCCTTTATGATAACCGAAATTTTCATTAGGATTTGCATTTTGTAGGTAATTAGACAAGAAATGGGCCAATCGCAAAGCAGTCCTTGCTTGAAATTCAAACTGTGTTGAAACTCCATAACCAACATCACCTGGAAGCAAAAGGTTTTCAGGGACTACATTTTCACAGTTGTCTGAAGTTATCGAAGAGATTTTCTTAAAAAGCTTTTGGATTCTGAAAATTGATTTTTTGTCAATTAAACTTCTACGGAAACGAGAATGAAATTTAcgtctttctttcacttttttgcGGCTATCAGCTGCAAATTTTAGGACTTTTTCAGAGTCTAGAGAAAAGGAACTTGTTTCGGATGTAAACGGATTGAAAGTCATGTGAGTTTCattataattaatgttataagagttaaagaaattatgaaaaaaattagtCACAGAACGTTTCTTTCTCTCCCAAGTTGTAATACTCAATGTTGCTGCAAGTTCTTCTGCATTAACTTTTTGAAGATCTCGATTTGATGGTAAAACAGACCTaactgaaaataatataaatggaaTGAGAAGAAAAATGTGTGGAGACCATTGTTTATAAATCCGTTTTCATACATTAGCTATTTAGAGAGTACTCAAAGAATATTTCGTTCAGAACAGCTAAAAGTCTTGAGTTTCAGATAGCTACCGAAATTTGTCAAATCTGCGCATAAGGTTACCACATTTATTGTGGAGAAACATATTCCTTTGGGTTGCTGGTTATTACTGAAGACCGtattttcatgcaatttatgTAGAACAATTCTACCTGACAAACTGACGTCCAACGAAAAACATTCAGTTACTTAGAAACAAAACTTCTATAACCAACAGTACCTATTGACAACCAAGTCTATATAGGTTTTATATTTATGAGTTGGATACGAACTATCACCTCTTTCATATGTTATTCGATATTCTATCAACATTTTATCGAGTCGACTAGACGCATTTGAGAAAACATGGTCATTTCATGTTTATCGAAGCCTATGACAAATAAAGGACAAACCAAATAGCGTCTAAATTTTCTTCAATACTGCTTATATATGGAGGCATCAACACATTTAAGTCTCAAAGAAATCAGCACAGAATAACGATTGAGAATTACTGCTGTAAAATTCTGTCGAAATACGTCATTTTTAATCTATATCATACACTATTTCAAATAAGTCTTTTGGAATCACAGttgcttgttattttcttttctactactTTTCACTTACTGTAATAACAGTGCCTTTATAATAGACAaactctgaatgttttttttcttgttttttcttttttgtctgccttcctaGTTCTATTTTTTGTCAATAATCATTATcttactgaatatatttttatatatttgcttttgtacCAGTTAAATAAAATATCTCTTGCTAAATAGTATGTAAAATTAAATGTTATGATTTGTCTTATGAAATTTCAAATACATGCATACCTCAACTTACGTCGGTTCGATTTACATCTTTTTCGTTTTAATTATGTTTTCcaagaaattaatagaaaatattaagcTTCAATCGATGTATCCGATTTTACGTAGGTCTCAgcgaaaatatataaaaggataaatttttttttaaatacctaaACACGAATACTGAAgtggaaaatcaaataaaatacgtGTGTAAGTGTTCGCTCTTTTATTTCGTGTTACTTTCTTTTTGAAAGTGAGTCGCGTGTCTTGAAAACAGTTACGACGTAAGTTGAGCTATACCGGTTTTAGGAAAATACTTACAGTCAGTTTTGGTGCATGAAAAACCATTTTTGTATTCTTCGTTTGTTGCTTTCTCAATATCAATTCCTCTCCAAGGTGGTTTCATTGAAACAGGGTACCGGTACCCAGGTCGACATGGACACGAGTAGCCTCCTCGCTTGAAACCCATTCCAGGAACATGTTTACACTGATAACGAGACAAAAGTAAAAATCCTTTGGACTTAATGAtgcattttatgttatttaatatCACAATGTTAACATTTGCATCTccataatgatgtgtgtgtatgtgtgtatatcctcATCTTTGGTGTTTTGAATTATTTAACCTTTTGTCTACCAATGGGTCCAATGGACccattttagtttttgttttttgtttttttgctttttcctactgtttatattatttgattctgcTGATTTCTCGTGACTTATATTTTTTCTTGACTCTCTTTTATTAGCCAAATGGGAAATTTTCCGTATGTTTATAAAAGCtagaaaatatcattttattcattaattactGAATGGGTCCTTCTAAACAGAATAAAAGCagtatcaaataatatttttcaagatatttatcagatataaatgaataaaattgtattcaatttatttgctgaattttagataaaataggaaaaaaatcataaaaatattccTGTAAATTTGTGTGGTATTGCATCACTTTCAATCTGCTCGGTTTCAGAGTGATCCAATATTTCTATGAGATgttgcaatttttacaatatattGCATCATTATTCAAGAGAGTAAGCAATATCTGCCTTTAGTTTGCTATCAAGTTTCATATAGTTCAGTTGTGCTTTTCAATATACCTAGACGTGAAAACTTGAATGAAAACCAAATACCGAAAAGGTTATTGGAATTAGATGAAGAATGGGAAGAAGATAGTAGTGATTCCTTCTATTTCTCTGAAGATGGTGGTGAAAGTGATTGTGTGCTGGACAGTTTAGGTTCTATGTCATGAAATGAAGGAGATACTCAAAAATTATTATCTGCAAGCCACCCAATTATGAATGAACAATATGTTTCTAGTTTGGCATTCTAATCGTCTTACTGAAGCAGCAGTAAGAACTTCATCTTGCAATATTGTGGACCATCCCGTTTTGCTAAAAGGTCTTGCGATAGCATTGAAACATGCTTTACTATCTTTTTGTGCCAGAATCTTCTTGAAGTAATTCGTAAATGGACAAATATTGAAGGTCAGGTTGAACTCCTTATTCTTATAGGTGTTtataaatctaaacatgaaaatgtcACACAGTTATGGAGTCAAGAGGATGGCCACCCAATATGCAACAAAAAAAATGAGACGGGGAAGATTTCAACAGATTTTACAAGTATTGTGTTTTGATGATGCTAgtgcaagaagaaaaaagagaagtcaTGACAAATTGGCGCCCATAAGAGAAGTATTTGAAATGTAGAAACAGAATTTGCAAACGGATATGTTCAAAGTTCATGCATGACAGTTTATGAACAAATAGTTTCATTCAGATGGCGCTACCCATTCCGGGTATATATTCCTTCAAATCCAGGGAATTATGGAATTAACATTTGAGCAATATGCAGCAGTGAAACATCTTATTCTTGGAAAATGCAACTCTACACTGGAAAAGACCCagtaaaagggagagagacaaatcAAGGTTCAAGAGTTGTTGAAGACCTAGGAAAAGAACTTGAAAATACTGGTCGCAATATAACTTGTGGTAATTTTTTTACAAGTCTAAGATTGGCTCGAAAGCTGCTTAGCAAGAAAATTACTTTATTTGGAACAATTAGAAAGAACAGAGTTGAACTTCCAAGTGCTttcacaaatggaaaagaaaataaatcaacaGCACAATATTTGGATTTCAAAAGGGTTTTATGATCCTATATTATTGTCCCAAGGAAAATTATATAGTCACACTTATGAGTACAATGGACTCCCAGCCTTCAATTGATTCAAAAAGTGCTGAATAGAAACCAGAATTTATTAcgttacaacaaaacaaaagaaggagTAAATACCCTAGATAAGACGGTAAGGACATACACTTGCAAAAGAATTACTCGAAGATGGTTATATTCTACAACATCATTGATATAAGTGCAGTGAAAGCTTTCATTGTTGCTAAACAGcttcacatgcaaaatttcaaggATAAAAGAAGACTTAGGAAAGGAACTTGCTGGAGTTAATGTTTGGAATCATTTGAGATTCCTCAgccaaagaaaaaaggaagatgttagTTGTGTGGCCCcaaaaaaagacaggaaaactCGTACTACATGTAAGAATTGTAATATCCATGTTTGCGAAGAATATTCCAATATTGTCCGGATTCACTGCCATGAAGagctgtaattctgtatttttgtaatttttaaaatttataatatattctgtaagctgtattttctttatcaaaatttgtgAGAAACAGTAATTTTCCATTCACCTGATAGCATATATAACGTAGCTAAGAAATAGTGGcagtttgaataaaatttgattaaaagaaaaatattgggttCATTGAACCCAGTTGGTAATTAGTGACATACTTTTTCTCTGGTAGATCAAGGGTTAAAggcttaatttctctctctctctctctctctctctctctctctctctctctctctctctctctctctcatttgccACTCACATCCAATCTatccagccatatatatatattgaaagatggttatacatatgtttaaatatgtatatattaatacatatgtagatagatatagacatgcaaatatacaaatgtaaaatacatatatatatatatatatatatacataggtaaaagcatgtatgtttctatgtatgtatgcatgcatatgtatatatacacatagatatgtgtgaatgtatgtgcttgtgtatatatgcgtgtatgtatgtagatggacggatggatagattgatagagagagagacagatagatagatagatagatagatagatagatagatagatagatagatagatagatagatagaaagatagagagagagatagagaaagatagatagatagatagatagatagatagatagatagaaagatagagagagagatagagaaagatagatagatagatagatagatagatagatagatagatagatagatagatagatgatagatagatagatagatagatagatagatagatagatagatagatgcaaatgcgtgtgcgcatgtgcgtgtatttgtgtgtgacgGTGAAAGTTCACTAAAtgtattaaacaatatatatttagacaATTAAGTTCAATCATTCACCATGAATATCACAGGAATGGGTGAAACCGCTTGCGAGACactcaatgtgaataaataaatgtggaAATATTTGTGTTTAGTTTTTAATATATCTCTGGACTTCATCTACTTTTTTATACAGTATATTTGAAACATTGCAACTTAATCAAAAGTATATGCTAATCGActgcgttatgtatgtatgtatgtatgtatgtatgtatgtatgtatgtatgtatgtatgtatgtatgtatgtacgtacgtatgtatgtatgtatgcatgtatgtatgtatgtatgcgtgaatgtatatatgtatgtatgaaggaatggatggatggatggatggatggatggatggatggatggatggatggatggatggatgggtggatgcgtatatatcgtcgtcgtcatcgtccttGTCGTTTTAATGTCCTCATTTCCGTCagaatttactgaggcagattttccacagTCGAAAGCCCTTCCtcttgccaaccttcacctgcttCAAATCAAGTCCCTATTTCCTCGTAGCCACAACTTTTTGTCACGGGAGTTTGGAAACGGAAGACACAGCTTGTATGACACATGACACATGTTTggtagctgagtagactggagctaCGTGAAGGGAAGTGATTTGCTTAAGAACaaaacgtgtcgcccggtccaggccTCGAcatcacaatcttacaatcacattatttacatcatttacatttgacgggtttttgtcctcatcttgtttgttgttaacacaacgtttcggctgatttaccctccattattattattattattattattcagatcactgcctggaatcgaactcggaatcttggggttagtagcccgcgctcttaaccgctACACCACTGGCATatggctggagagtatatcagtcgaaacgttctgtcacaagaaacaagatgagggcaaatatctatcaaatgtaaataatgtacataattcctcatctcaaataTACAACTGTACTTACTATCACGAGttcaacattctaatatatacatacttacgtacatacatacatatatatatatatatattatatatatatatatatatatatatatatatatatatatatatattatatatatatatatatatatatatatatatatatatatatatatatctatatatatatatatatatatatatatatatatatatatataagtgcgacTCCGGCACTCGGGATATTCAGTcttagcccgagtataaatttagtaaagtgaacgtgtatttgcaagctgattcgATTTCTAataacactgacttcaagtatgtaattgcagccaataactcgggCTACCTTTATTGAGCCTAGTTGCAGTTCATCGTCTGGCGGTCGTCTTAgaggtgccctgtgtcaaaaaatatcattcgtagcagacgttctctcgacatcaTTCACACGCGCATAACTCGGACTTAGTAGTTACAGCTTGAGCTGTTATCTAtgatcgtaaaaattaaaagtaattcaaattcaatgttttcttgaaacaataaatttatatagagattatgatttaaattccaatctacgAAAAGTTTCCGTTCgaaaatattcttaaaggaacgaaaaattacTCAGCAACTTAGGCTAATACGAACGAATCTGGTAGGTATAAAAGACTAACTGGTATCTCTCgtcaagagtacaggcgacagtcagatcgctgatgtttgttgtgcactccgcAGTCGTTATTTGATTGCCATTATTTGATTGTCATCAGTTGTATGTTGCagggttgttttatttttatacttaactTCGAattggagaaagacatagtgatagataaaaataaaaacccatTTGAGGCGAGAGATAAAGCGGAGAAACGTGAAATCCGTCGAGTGCcttatgcgaaatctgtgatgcctttggtatgtgtgtgtgtgtgtgtatgtatgtatgtatgtatgtatgcatgtatgtatgtatgtatgtattgtatgtatgtatgtatatatgtatatatatatatatatataatatatatatatatatatatatataatcagccgaaattgcgagggtgatccggttcttgactgaagattgaaggcttcaaatgtcccgtccgtgttttttgtatcgtcttaatgttttttgttcttttgtgttcttgtcccagtttgtatttatatatatatatatatatatatatatataatatatatatattatatatatatatatataatcagccgaaattgcgaggatgatccggttcttgactgaagattgaaggcttcaaatgtcccgtccgtgttttttgtatcgtctcctaaatgttttgtgttcttgtcccagtttgtatttttatatatatatatatataatatatatatatatatataatataatcagccgaaattgcgaggatgatccggtcttgactgaagattgaaggcttcaaatgtcccgtccgtgttttttgtttgtatctccaaatgtttgtgttcttgtcccagtttgtatatatataatatatatatatatatatatatatatatatatatatatatatatatatatatatatatatatatatatataatatatatatataatatatatatatattatatagtatatatatatatatcacgcacacatacactaagttaagtacagttactcgccacacacccaaaaCTCTACACAtaccacacgaacacacacatacacacacacacatactacaaacaaaacacacacacgatacatatacatacacgcacacacacatgcctcttTGTTTTTGACCTGTGGCTGGACACAAAAAACACCACTCATTCTTACATACTGGCGGCCAGCTACTAGCCAGTTGttcgccatacacacatacacacacacacgcacacacacacatacacgtgtgatcattgcacacatacacagacgcgcgcacacgcagaattccgcgcacgcacacatccacacacattccccctctcactttctttaccatactgtctttgaaaactctcctgtctttaaaaaaacattcttccacctttctatttccggtctttcaatatgtgacctcgtgagtaccactggcgattttttcctctgtcttcccttctcgggatctttccttctcctatgtttccgacgaagagctccgctcgaaacgttaaaccctccttcttcccttctttcctaagcgtccaataatacattatttgttccacgtcctcgcgttgttgtgggttttttttttgcttttttttgcttttttgtgttttcttgtttggattaactttatatatattacataattatattaaagggaTCGGAGAACCTTTCCAACAGgctagaaatagacgccaaatgGCACTAGGTTCTTCCGATctctttaatataatttatatatttagtatataaaaaaattacctACGAGGTTTTATTTcacgctgaccacttgataaaatcattaaattgatcttatatcaagataaacagcgcatggggcccagttagaattttcttctggtcgagtaacccatcctgctcaaaagactcctgaataaggattgtttatggacgttgaacaaaccacccatgtttccaaaggtgaattatccaaacctccaagaattcctttcaatacacggctatgatgctcccccactacttctgctcatggtcagagatgcacatattgtcagccactaagggacatggtcaagtggttaaggtcaaacaactgacaagcaaatctgtggtattcagcagaatatttgctgtagcccatcttttataccaagacaaaacaatgtacatgataacatttcaaatcaattaagatcagaagccatgagaaacATAACATCATTAAATTGATCTTATACTTAATtctataaagtatgtgtgtgtgtgtgtgtgtgtgtgtgtgtgtgtgtgtgtgtatgactggtaagaaacttgcttcccaaccacatgatcccaGGTAGTAACATTTAGATACCGTTTAAGGCTGAGTGAGGACACTGGCACCCTTGTTCGAGGTAAGGGCGCGGTTGTACGTCGGTAGCCctggtgttatgacctacagccataccgtattatttgttcctttcttgtgTGCAGAATCGGCACGGCTGATATATAGTGAACTGGATTACTGGCGTAATAGAAGCTATtatttgtttaaaagtgaagtgagaggggtacaatttgcatgggtATAAAGGAGGTTAATACGATTTTGCccagaaatcacgttttcaaaatttttatttccccctccgttttcaaaatttttatttccccCTCCCGTCCCCACCACAATTTCTGAATTTATaacttttttcgaatttttttatccacgtagaaaaatacagagattacgaatctagggaatatatatttttttttaagtttaatttttcttaaagaaacactcaatgtcCCTTCCCTCACCTCGCCCACCCATCACCTAAccgctttcaaaaagctaaaatctACCATTCTTCACTTCgtctgatgtttcacgcatgcgtagaattgtactgaaatagtAGACGTAAAAAATACCAGAGTATCACCAGAAActccgacatgctagaaacaacaggtaaacgacattatttctgaagaaacatcCACGCTTTTCAAAaaactaaaagtgaaacattggggtttgTCGTTTTTAGAAAGTAGTGAGGTGATGGGTGGATGTTTGGGAAGGAGATTTTAGTGGTTCTTTACGAAAAAAGGAAGcagaaaattcttaaagattcgtgCTCACTGTTTTCACTCCGTGGATTACCtacaaaaaaaaatctggaaaaaagtttaaaaaatgaagaaactgaGGTAgggagggagaaaattaaaatattgagaacgttTTTTGAGCGAAATCTTAATTTTCTGtatcgaaaacataggaatcggaagaaatttaggGAAAAAAAATAAGATGGAGCGTAAATAC of the Octopus sinensis linkage group LG1, ASM634580v1, whole genome shotgun sequence genome contains:
- the LOC115215517 gene encoding uncharacterized protein LOC115215517 isoform X2; the encoded protein is MAKTLISTVSFHLACLFVVFLYTTYTSGEFEWMKYDNYDEIQDKITAITPQNCRGKSRDQLTVRADVVSQLPKYNELLSKVMYKNRTKLLHLHNMALNRAYFHSYMLQKFNESKSDFPSLPGWMYMYMSAVADVNANPFSLNGSSLFYDYNCSYPNWLDPYKFNTTLPLFGPSAWRWDDSRDSDNYLREMTLQTVMIKDFGASNHNYTDPSSKTTPWYNVYELPDTSSSMDSLTKFSYNIGFKYSNYTGAFTSQEYSVDSFFGPSQPGQTAGKIPLPVYFTQPYMDCGKSNQWIISSVSPVMDYMYRFVNWTHIRRPRIVALSVMDMYFKQIDFNACPVSTGNPGPSYLSGIARCKTKTTVCKHVPGMGFKRGGYSCPCRPGYRYPVSMKPPWRGIDIEKATNEEYKNGFSCTKTDFRSVLPSNRDLQKVNAEELAATLSITTWERKKRSVTNFFHNFFNSYNINYNETHMTFNPFTSETSSFSLDSEKVLKFAADSRKKVKERRKFHSRFRRSLIDKKSIFRIQKLFKKISSITSDNCENVVPENLLLPGDVGYGVSTQFEFQARTALRLAHFLSNYLQNANPNENFGYHKGGTRLIPQQIFGEVVANVMADFRIMSSGVFFDKYVFKESETKVKELFGPFAFRHRGLYRAIDSAGLQKPYMEEGWFVKSKQRWKLNTFGLKTYKMRAHVRTDFNGSSNIPFEYYPMRYKAPMLKDGFWTRPYFRCDGFVNKWVVTYAVPFFGIDELRTTVIFNGVVTVDIPLKLLRINQCPQPFYVANAFKNTARCPETTSCAPLAHLSFTIGSYRCNCKQGTEYPINDGKFWIEGSLLELEYIRKERGLVNR